The Prevotella melaninogenica genome window below encodes:
- a CDS encoding transposase, which yields MKLCKAAFSAEDGAKLNKSIQTNVMEMLFLLMVIPRKCNFTQMGRYGKRGEQCYRQTAERSVNWLEINMWLSAFAFKQGKGLNAIVIDPSFIKKAGKHTPYVGTFWSGCAGAVKHGLEILGIGVIDVDLHECMMLKAVQTTLEKGEEKKEMSLYDWYTKVLEDDKVTLQRICKVLVADSAFSKRPFIDKIMKMGFHVVSRLRHDAALFYTWDGEPTGKPGRPRIKGDKIDVRNIDISKGNELDLGETKGKAYALKAWCKSLHRVVSIVIHELPNGVRRLYFSTDESMSGRDVMEYYTTRFQEEFCFRDAKQFLGLTDCQARDKRKLEFAFNSSFTVLNVTKIMCKELGTSIGRLKAQMVNAYYAQRIIDVFEKNPNTPLNKERINDIFSFAADAA from the coding sequence ATGAAGCTCTGCAAAGCAGCATTTAGTGCTGAAGATGGAGCAAAGTTAAACAAAAGTATTCAAACAAACGTCATGGAAATGCTTTTTCTTTTGATGGTCATCCCAAGGAAATGTAATTTTACGCAGATGGGACGCTATGGAAAGCGTGGCGAACAATGCTATCGGCAGACGGCAGAGCGCAGCGTGAACTGGCTCGAAATAAATATGTGGCTGAGTGCTTTCGCCTTCAAGCAGGGTAAAGGGCTCAATGCCATCGTTATTGATCCAAGCTTCATCAAGAAGGCTGGGAAGCATACCCCATACGTGGGTACGTTTTGGTCGGGCTGTGCAGGTGCGGTAAAGCACGGTCTTGAGATCCTCGGCATCGGTGTGATAGACGTGGACTTGCATGAGTGTATGATGCTCAAGGCTGTGCAGACCACATTGGAAAAAGGGGAGGAGAAAAAAGAGATGAGTCTATACGACTGGTATACCAAGGTGTTGGAGGACGACAAGGTAACCTTACAGCGTATTTGCAAGGTTCTTGTCGCTGACTCAGCCTTCTCCAAAAGACCTTTCATCGACAAGATAATGAAGATGGGCTTCCATGTTGTGAGCCGCTTGCGTCATGACGCAGCCTTGTTCTACACATGGGATGGGGAACCCACGGGAAAGCCCGGCCGTCCTCGTATCAAAGGTGACAAGATTGACGTAAGGAACATCGACATATCCAAAGGCAATGAGCTTGATTTAGGAGAGACCAAAGGCAAAGCCTATGCGCTCAAGGCGTGGTGCAAGTCCTTGCATAGGGTCGTGTCGATTGTCATCCACGAGTTGCCCAACGGTGTCCGCCGTTTGTACTTCTCTACGGATGAGAGCATGAGTGGACGCGATGTGATGGAGTACTATACCACACGTTTCCAAGAGGAGTTTTGCTTTCGCGACGCAAAGCAATTCCTCGGTCTTACCGATTGTCAGGCACGCGACAAGAGAAAACTTGAATTTGCTTTCAACTCTTCATTCACAGTACTCAATGTGACCAAAATCATGTGCAAGGAACTTGGCACGTCCATCGGTCGACTTAAAGCGCAGATGGTCAATGCCTACTATGCACAACGAATTATTGACGTGTTCGAGAAGAACCCGAACACGCCATTAAATAAAGAAAGGATAAATGATATATTTAGTTTCGCTGCTGATGCAGCATAA